Within the Bremerella sp. JC817 genome, the region CCTTGGCACCCAGGGTTGGGCTCTTACGAACGACCTTCTTCAGCGTGCCGACTTCGGTACCATCTTCGCCGACGATCTTGATTTCGCTGGGGGTCAGCGTGGCCACAAAGTGCATGCCTTTGAATTCGACCTTGTCACCGCTGGCGGTGCCTTCCGACTTCAGCAGATCGCCGTAGTCGCCACCGTCGTAACCATCGCCTGGCAGACCGCCTGGGTAGGCAACGGCCTGAAACTTATCGTGACCCAGGGCAATCACCTGGACGCCGTACTTCTTCTGCTCGCCATCCGCACTGACGGTACCGGTGTACTCGCCCTGCAGTTGGTACGAGGCTGGCGCTTCGTCCTGGGTGGTATAGGTCTTGGTGTCGTCCGCGGCAATCAAAGCCAGCGGAGCGGCGACTGCGAACAGGGCAGCCAGAATTGCGTGGGCAAGGGGACGCTGCATGATGAACTCCCGGTAGTTTATCTGGGGGGTGAAAGTGCAAAGGAGAGGGACGATTCATTGTGGTTTGCCACGGTCGACGATGCAACCATCCACCCAGAATCCCCCTAGCTGGCGGTTGATCGCCGGCGAGGGAATCCGATCGGGATGGTTTGTGGCGGAAGCCGACGACCAGCGTGCAGGGCCCGAGTCATCTCGGTTTGCTCGGCCGGTTCGACCTGCTTCAGGAACTGGATTTCGCCTCCGCGTTTGAAGGCAACCAGTTGGCCGTTCTGCCAGATCAAAGCATTCGTGTGGATGGCTGGAACCTTGGCGTCGTCGGACATAACTCCAGCCAGGTTCAAAGGATCGGTGCCACTGACCGCGACCCAAGGATCGTCGGCTGCGGCCTCACGAAGCTTACGCAGGGCATAGATGGCTTGTTCGGTGCCGTACTGCTCGCCGCCGGCATTTTTCACAAAACGACCTCCACGCAGCTCGCCACGGCGTTCCATTCGGCGAAGCATCGGTACCAGTTGAGCCCACGAAGGAGCCGCCGTTTCACGATGAAGCAGGTCGCGGAAAAGCACCCCGTACCGGGCCACCAACTGCATGCACCAGCGATGCAAATAGTCTTCGGCGGTCACTTCTTCGACGATGCCGGGGAACAGAGACCAGCGACCGGCCCGGGCTGTCGCGTTGCTCTTACGGCGATTGCGAGACTTCTTTGCGCCAGACTCGTCGACGATTGTTCGCACGGCGCTAAAGCTGTCGCAGGTCACCAGCCCCAGTGCGGCCAGTTCCCGCAGTGCTTCGTCGAGGTGCGTTGGCAGTAGCTTGGTCAGAACGCGGATGTCTTGATGGAACAATGCCCCGCGAGCCTTGAGAGCTTCGAGCACGTCTTGAGCGTTGCCCCGAGCCAACGCATCGGCAGCCTGGCGAACGTCCGGGATCAGCCAGCCAAGGTTTTCGCGGCGAACAATCGCCATCGGAACACTGCGCCGCAGCGATGCCATGCTGGGGCCTTCTTCGGCATCGCCTTGCGGCGGACGGAGGCGTCCCCAGATCAATTCGCCGGAAGTCAGTTGATCGTCGAGCCAGTCAGGATCGTAGTCGTCCATACGACCAGCGATGAGGCTCCGTTCCCAACTACCGGCCGACGCCTCAAAGCCTTGCAGCAAACCCATCACCGCGTTCAGCCCACGGGCGCCGGTCGATTTGGTTTCGCGTTGCAGGTTCTGGTGCCGCACCAGAAAACGAAGGAAGACGTCTCGTTCGACCGGCTGAATTTGCTGGCGGAGACCATGTACCGTCAAGCGATGAATACGAGCCAACAATCGGCGGTCGCACCACTGCAGGTCCCCTTCGTGCGTCGAGCCTTCGGTCGAATAGTGACCTCGCAAGATCACGCCTTCTGCTTCCACCGATTCGCACGCCGCCATCACGCTCGAATGCTTCAGGCCCCATGACTGGGCGAGCTCTTCCGTCGAAAACGGACCGAGATAAGGACAAACATTGCGGACCAGTTCGACCCACGCTTCATGCGATTCCATCTCTTTGGCGACATCGGCCGGGACATTCACCGCTGGCTTCGCCGTGCCGCCGGGCAGGGCGGCGGTCAGAATCGGAAGCGTCTCGGTCGCGGTCCAGATTGGCTCGTGCCCTTCACGCACGTAGCTGGTGGCCCGGCCTGCTTTGACCAGCTTGTCGAACAAGTCTTGCCATTCCTGACCTTGGGAAGCAGGCAAAGCGATCATCGAACTGAGCACATCGTGAAGTTCGTCCGGATCGCGAGCCGTCGGCCAGGCCTCGCGACGCACCGTAGCGATTGCTTCGGGCGAGAGCTGTCCGAGTTCTTTCATCTCGCCGGGGGCCAATGTGCGACGTGTCGTGACGGCACGCGTGCGGCGGTCTTCGAGCCCGGCCGGATCGAGGAACGAATAAGGGTTCGCGTTGATTCGCTCGTGGGCGAAGGGCGATGGTTCGCGTGTTTGCCGGGCGACAAACTGCACTTCGCCTGCCTCGACCGCACGCAGCAAGTCTTTCCAGCGTTCGACATCCATCCCTTCGGTCAGGCAGTCGTGCAGCGTCTGCTGAACGAGCGGATGGTCGGGGTATTTGATATCTTCGCTATGGTTCTCGAGGCAGCCGACTTGATCGGGAAAGGCCGCCGCCAGTAGGTCGTCTGAGCGGAAGCGGATCATGTGGGGCGGAACCTTCTTGCCTCCCATAAATCGCAAGATGGCCAAGGCTCGGGTCGCGTTCCAACGCCAGCGAATCTGAAACATCGGAAACGCCAGGAGTGCCTGTTCGAGCAAGGCCTGGCCGTTGTTCGAGTTCAGCATCTTGAACATATCTTCCAGCGGGAAGCTATGCTGCGGACCGAGCGAGAGAACAATGCCGTCGTCGTCAGCGCTGGCCTGCAGTTCAAAGTCGAACGAGCGACAGAACCGCTTTCGAAAGGCGAGCCCCCACGCACGATTGATTCGCGTTCCCAGCGGCGAGTGCACGACCAACTGCATGCTGCCTGCTTCGTCGAAGAATCGCTCGAACACAATTTGCTTCTGTGTCGGAACGAGCCCCATCGCGGCGTATTGGGCGGCAATGTACCGGACGGCTTGCATCGCGGCCCACGTGGTCGCGTGACATTCCCCTTCGACCCAACGCACGATTTCGACATCGACTTGATCGAACGACGACTCCAACAGGCTGCCGTCCTGGGCTTGTAGCTTGAATCGCTCGCGCGAGGGATCGTTCTGGGCGGCGACGATCTTCTCGGCAATCTCTTCCCGCAGATCGGCGACTTCCTTCGAGAGCTCGATCGAACGACCAGGCGACTCGCCAAACCAAAAGGGAACGCTCGGCGGCTGGCCTTGGGCATCTTGCACAATCACGTCGCTGCCGCGAATCGCCAGCACTCGCCACGAGGTGTTGCCGAGCAGAAAGACGTCGCCTGCTTTGCTGTCGACGGCAAAGTGTTCGTCGACCGTACCGACGACCTGTTTCTCAGGATCGGTGACGACCCGATATATCGGCATCTCAGGGATCGCGCCGCCAGAAGTCGTCGCGCTGATCCGTGCTCCGCGACGTGGCCGCAGCTTGCCATTGATCCGATCGCGGTGGATGTGCGCCCCGGTCTTGATCGAACGGGTAACCCCTTCGTTGACCATCTCGAGCACGTCTTGATAGCGTTGATACGTCAAGTCGCGATAGGGCCACGCGCGCTTGATCAGTTCGTATAACGCCGCTTCGTCCTGTTCTTCGGCAGCCACCTCCGCCACGATTTGCTGGGCCAGAATATCGAGCGGCGCGACCGGGATCTCGATCCGATCGAGGACGCCTCGTTCGACGCTACGCATCAAGGCCAAACACTCGACCAGTTCGTCGCGGGTCAGCGGGAAGAGGCGTCCTTTGGGGGTGCCGGTCAACGAGTGGCCCGAGCGACCAACACGCTGCAGGAAGTTGGCAATGCTGCGGGCCGATCCGATCTGTACGACCAGGTCGATGTAGCCGATGTCGATACCCATCTCGAGTGAGGCGGTCGCGACGATCGCTTTCAGTTTGCCTTCTTTCAGCCGCTGCTCGGCCGAGTGGCGAATCTCTTTCGAGAGGCTGCCATGGTGGCTGGTGATCACTTCGTCGCCGAGGACTTCGGTCAGCCGGTGGGCGATCCGTTCCGCCATGCGACGCGTATTGACGAAGACCAGCGTGCTGTGATGCGACTGAATCAGTTTAACCAGATCGTCGTAGACTTCGCCCCATTGCTCGTTGGAGCAAACTGCTTCCAGCGGAGAAGGGGGGACGCTGACTTCCAGGTCAAGCTTTCGGCGGTGACCACCATCGACGATCGAGCAGTCGGGCACGCCCTCTTCATCGACGCGTTGGGCTCCTACCAGAAAGCAGGCGATCTCTTCGATCGGCTTCTGCGTGGCGGACAGGCCAATGCGTGTGGGAGGCTCGATGCATTGGGCTTCGAGCCGTTCCATCGTGATCGTCAGGTGAGACCCTCGCTTGTCGCGTGCCAGGGCGTGGATTTCGTCGACGATGATCGTATCGACATGCCGCAGCGTCTTCCGGCTTCGCTCGGCCGTGAGCATCAGGTAAAGCGACTCTGGCGTGGTGACCAGGATGTGCGGAGGTCGCCGAGTCATCGCTTGTCGCTGCGACGAAGGGGTATCGCCGGTGCGAACCGCGGTGCGGATTTGTGGCGGGAGCATCCCCATGCTCTCGGCCATCTCGCAGATTTCCATCAACGGAATATCGAGGTTGCGATGGATGTCGTTGCTGAGGGCTTTCAGCGGCGAGACATAGACGACGTAGGTGGTATCGAGCAACTTTCCGGCCAGCCAACGTCGGAAGAGCCGATCGAGGCAGACCATGAAGGCGGCAAGCGTTTTACCCGAACCGGTCGGGGCGGCAATGAGCGTGCAGCGTCCCTCGGCAATCGAAGGCCAACCCGCGTTTTGCGCATCGGTCGGCTTTCCAAACCGCTTGGTAAACCAGGCCTGAACAACAGGATGAAAAAGCTGGAGCGACATCCCGGGCATTATATCGCACTGTACGGATGTGCATAGCAATTTATCGGCGGACATGCCCGTGCCGCCTTGCAGAGGGGCTACAGCGTTTCGAGCTCGATGTTCTTCAGAGCGGCCCCGGTGTTCCAGGTTCCGATGCCCAGCGGCTTGGTCGTGTCTTGCTCGATCCAGATGCCAAGTTGGCGTCCTTCCGGGTTATACGAGATGATTTTTTCGTCATCGAGCCAGACTTGCACCTTGGTGGGTTCGACCCGAATGCGGATCTTGTACCACTTGTTGTTCTCGAATTCGGTGTAGCCGGTGGTTTCATTTTCGACGGCCGCCATGCCATCGATGTTGGACACTCCGGTGACCCCGCCACCCCAGCCGCCAATGATCAGCGTCTGATGGGCTTCCCCGACTGGGAAGGTGAGGCCGCAAAAGAAGTCGGAACCCTTCACCCGCATCGCTTCCAGGCGAACCTCGTAGTTCATCGTCGGAGGCTTGCCGTCGATCACGATGCCGGTGGCCGGATCCCCTTTGCTGAGCTGGATCGTTCCGTCCTTAACGGTCACTTCGCCGTGGTCTTCGTAGAAGCCTTCGTCGTTGACCTTCCATCCTTTGAGTGTCTTGCCATCGAACAGCTTCTGGACCTTGGCTGCAGCCGGGGCAGGCTTCTCTTCCGCGGAAAGCGTGGCAACAGGAAGGGCGAACAGGCAAAGCATCGCGGCGGCGCGGAGCATGGGCAAACCTCAAGAAACAGGGAAGGGCGAGACTTGTTCGATTCTCGCAGGTGAGGCCCAGCCTGGCAACGGTTGGGCTTATTGGCAGGTCGAGGTGGTCGCTTGACGCGAGAGTTCGCCGAATCGCTGCACGATCTCAAGCAAGGCAGCTCGTTTGATTGGCTTGGTGAAATAGTCGTCGCAGCCAGCTTCCAGGCAGCGCTCGCGATCCCCTTTCAGGGCATGGGCCGTCAGCGCGATGACGGGCTTGGTGAACTCTTCTTCCCGCAGCAGACGCGTGGCGGCGTAGCCATCGAGCACGGGCATCTGCATGTCCATCAGGATCACATCCACGCCGTTGTCGGCTTCCACGCCGGCGGCCATGGATTCCTGGCGATGGCTGCGGACCCAATCGACCGCTTCCTGACCGTTTTCGGCAAGGGTTACGTCGACGCCTGCTTTCCGTAGGAAGGTCGAGATCACGACTTGGTTGTCGTGACCATCTTCAACTAACAGCACGCGGTAACCATCCAGGTTCGGGAGCTCGGGCTTCTTGGAATCGGACGTTGGCTGCCGGACAGGCAAAATGGATTCGCTGGGAACCTCGACCGGAATCCGAACCAGGACCGAGGTGCCGTTACCGACTTCGCTTTCAATATCGAGCGAGCCACCGAGGATATGCACCAGGCGGCGACTAATCGAAAGACCAAGGCCCGGTCCGGCATGGCTGCGCGAAGGGGAATTGTCGGCCTGGTTGAACGGTTCGAAGATTGATTCCAGCCGTGCTGCCGGAATCCCGGCGCCTGAATCGCGAATGATTAATTCGAGGGTCGGCGTTGGGAAGCGATGGAAGTGGATGTCGACACCTACTTCCCCTTCGTGTGTGAACTTGATCGCGTTGTCGATCAGGCGTGAAAGGATTTGACGGGTGCGTGTGAAGTCGATGAACAAGTATTCAGGTGTGTCGGGGTTGAGGTTGACCGCCAGTTTCAAGCCTAGCTCGGTCGCTTTCGGGCGAAACACTTCCACACCACATTGCACCAGATCTTGGATCGAGGTCTTTTCGAGCTTGGCGACTGGGTGGACGGTTTCAATGCAAGACAGTTCCAGAATATCGTCGAGCAGTTTCATCAGCTCTTGGCTGTTGCGGCAGATCGCGTCGACCGAATCGTTGGTGTCCGAACGGTTGGTGAGATCGCGGATCAGGTCGGCATGCCCCAGAATCGCATTCAACGGGGTCCGAATGTTGTGGCTCATGTTCGTCAAAAATTCGTTCTTGGCGATGATGGCGGCTTGGGCTTGTTTGTGGGCCTGGGCCAGTTCGATTTCCACTTCTTTGCGCTGCGTGATATCGACTGCCGAACCAAGAATCATCGAGCGGCTTAGATCGTCCGAGCGGAGTTGCCCGCTGAGGCTATACCAGTGATAAACACCATCGGCATGCTTTAGTCGGCATTCAACCTGAAATCGGCCGGCGTCTTCGTCGAAGTGAATATCGACGGTGCCGTACAGCGTGTCGCGGTCTTCAGGATGTACGAACTCCAGCCATTGTTCTACGTTGGCCGGAAGCTGTTCGTGCGTCAGCCCCAGCATCTGTTGGAAGTGTTCCGAGAGGTAGATGAAGTTGAGGTGGCGATCCCACCACCATAGGCCGACATTCGCTTCGGCTACTGCCAATCGGTACCACTGCTCGTGCATGCGAAAGTGCTGTCTTAAGCGGGCTTCTTCCATTAGCTGACGCATCTTGACGCGAAAGTCTGGCGAATCGAGTTCGTTCCAACGCAGCACATAGGGGGAAACGCCAACATGGGGTTCGTCTTCGATTCGTACGTTCAAGCAGTTGCCCAAGAACTCGGGGGTACGTTTCGGATCTGGCAGAAACGAAGGCTCGCCGTCGCGGTTGGCTACGCGCCAAATACACAAGGCAAATCGATTGCGAATCAGCTCGGGCCAGGCATCTGGCCGGATCAGGGTAATGTGCTCTTGCGAAACGCCGCACGACGAGAGCAACTCGGCGATTTTCATCGAAGGTATCGCTTCCGCAACAATCGCAATCTCAATCTGGTCGAATTCCATCATCGATTTGCCCCCACGCGCATCAATTGCGGCGTGAATCAATGGTCGCTCGAAGTTCGTTACTTTGAGGGGGTGTCGTTTACCGACGTGGCCCCTTTGGCAAAGTTACTTCACAGAACGACCCATTGCTTAGTCAGCAGAGGGAATATGGCCAGACCGAGCCATAGTGGTATCGATCGTAGCGATTAAAGTACCTAAAACAGCTAGAAGCGAAGTCGAAAAAATCGGGGCTGTCTGAGACGCGATTAATGTTTCAGCAGTTCTTCGCGATATCGAGCCATCACGTCCGCCCGGACCAGCAAGCCGATCAGCACGCGCTTGCCACCGGTCGTGATTTCGACCGGCAAGGTGCCGACGTCGCGCGAACCGAAGTCGCGCAGCGCCTCCAGCAGGTTCTCGTCCGGAGAAACGGCGATTGGCGAGATCATGGCAATGTCGTGCGCATTGACCAGGTACGGAGAGATATCGGTGTCGAGCACCCGGTGCAGGTCTTCCGGGCGGATGATCCCGTGCAGGCTGCCATCTTCGTTCATCACCGGCAGGCTCTCGATATGAGGGTTCTCGCGGGCGATCTTGATAATCTGCATCAGGTTGTCGGTGTACTGCACCGTCGGAAACTTGCGGACCATCACCTCGCGAACGGCGATGTTCTCGATATGGTGTAGGTCGTGGCTGCGGGCGATTGATTCGCCTCGGCGCGAAAGCTTCTTTTCGTAAATACTTTCCGGATCGATCCAACGGGCAATCAAGCTCGAGATGCCAGCCGCCGCCATGATCGGCAGGATAATGCGATAGTCGTCGGTAAGTTCGTACACCACGACAATCGCGCTTAAGGTTCCGTGCGTGGTGCCAGCGACGACGGCCCCCATCCCCACCAGCGCATACGCCCCTGGGTGATCGCACCACTGCGGTGCGAAGAGGTTCAAGAACAGCCCGATCACCGCGCCCGTGGTCGCTCCGATAAACAAACTGGGCGCAAAGATACCGCCAGAGCCACCACCCGCCAGGCAGGCACTCGTAAGGAACGGCTTCACAATCACCAGCGGCAGCAGCCAGATCAGGTTCTGCCACATTTGATGGCGAGAGAGGCGAATATTCTCGTGATGCTTGTCTTCGGCCGTCATGTCGGCGTCGGTCAGCTTCTGAGCGTTTTCCAGATGCAACGTATGGCTGATCGCCGCGTAACCAGTTCCGTACAGCACGGGGATCGGGTGTCTGCGATCCGGGTCTTGCTGGGCGGCTACCGATTGCTCGGGAGCGATCGGATAGATCATGTAGTAGCCAGTTCCGATGATCCCCAGCAGCAGCCCACACGCGATGGCGCGGACCCAATGTTTGGGGATCCAATATTCCGACTGGTCTTCGAAGTAGTACAGCAGCTTGGTGAAGCCGACCGCCATCAGGCCGCACACCACGCCGAGCACAATGTACGACGGAAGTTCGTAATAGGCTCCGTCGAACTGATGGTCGATGTGAGGGAACTCAGGCGTGTGCTCCCCTGTCGAGCCATGGTTCTGCTGGACGACATTCGCCAGCACGGCGGCAATCACGATCGGTGAAAGGCTTTCGACGGCGAAGTTCCCCAGAATGATTTCGCTGGCGAAGATCACCCCGGCGATCGGAGCATGGAACGTGGCCGAGATACCAGCAGCCGCACCTGCCGCGGCGAGCACTTTCATGCTGCGGGCAGAGAGCTGAAACAATTGTCCGGCCGAGCTACCAAACGCGGCACCAATCTGAACGATTGGCCCTTCGCGCCCGATCGAACTGCCAGTACCGATACAAAGGGCACTGGCCAGCAGCTTGACGATCGCAACCGGCGGTCGAATGACCCCGTCGCGTCGGGCGATCGCTTTGATCACTTCCGGCACGCCGTGACCGACCGCTTCGGGATAGTACTTTCGGGTATACCAAGAGACGATCACCAGGCCGAGCACCGGGCAAAGCACCAGGCCGATCAGACCCAGCCAGTTGGTTTCAGCCAACTGCATGCAAGGAAGAATGGTGTAATCCTGGATCCAGCCGATCAGAAAGGTCATGAAGATCGAGCTATAGCCGGCCATCACACCAACCAGGCCAGCCAGAAAGATAGTCAGTGGTTGCGCAGGAATGGTCCCGCGCTTCAAATGCACGGCCAGCCAGTTTTGAGCCGGCGCCATCCACCCACGAACCCGAGACCAATGCATAGAACTCGTTCGAAAACAGCCCCCGGACGTAGATCCCGGAGGAAACCCAATTGGCAAGGAAAGCATTTCAGCGTATCAGGGAAGCCGCTCAGGTTAAAGGGTGGACCACAGATCACCCCCACGGATTGCCGCCGCCAATATCAGGGCAACGTCAACTGCTCGGCAGCCAAGAGCTAGCCTGGAAGCGATTAAACCAGAGCTTTCAGGCAATAGAAATCCTGAAAGGAAGAACGGGGCAACTGCTATCGTCGGCTTTAGCGAGCCTTCTTTCGTTGGGCTGGCACGTCGAAATCGAATTCGCCGGATGACTTTGGCAGGTCGAAGCTTTCCTCGAACGGCTTGAACAGCAGGTTGCCATCCAGGTTATCACCCACCGCGACGCCGTCGAAGCCTTCGATTCGGACGACGTGCGGACCGCCGACCAGGCCGAAGCTTTCGCGAGTGGTGTAGGTGCCGTCGTGAATGATCGCCTTGCTGCCATGCCCCGCGTTGCCTTGGGTGGTGTCGGGCGAGAAGGTGATGGTTCCGGTCGGGACCGGATTTCCCTGATAGGTCACTTTGCCGGTCAAGTGAACCGACGTATCGCCGGCGCCGCAGCCCGCCAAGGTCAGGCAAGCCAAAACCAGGCTGCCTGACAGAATTCGATTTCGCATGTGCATCAATGCCGAGCGAATCATTTAGAATCCCCCAATCCCGGAAGCTGGAGCACCGTCGCTGATCTTCGCCAGAGTCTGGTAGGTGGCCAGGTCGATCGTTTCAGGGATGAAGTGAACCGAGCCATCTCCCATCAGGAACTCGCATCCGCCAGGGTGAAAGCTGCCAAACAGCTTGGTCATCACGTTGAGCGTGTCGGTCTTCATCCCATCGCGTGGGTCCGAGTTGATCTGTTCGCGAGCCGCAGCCAGAACCAGCGGTGTACCCCAGGCGTCGAGCTTCGTCGACGAGGCCCAGCCGTTGTGGTAGCCGTCGGCACGGCCAGCTGGCGTGAGGCAGTAACGCGTTTCGCCCACCATGAAAATGTTCGACGAACCATCGGTCAGGTCGCGGAACCCGTTCTTCGAGTTGAGGTGCATCACACCGTTGCGATAGAAGACGCGCTGACCGGAAGAGGTCGAGCACGATTCTTCTGAGGCCGGGCCACCCCCTTGCACCCCGTAATAGCTGATCGAGTTCCAGTCGCCATTGCTGGCAGGATTCGATGGGCACTGATAAGCCTTATTGCTCAGCTTGAACATGTTGTTGTTCGCGGTCACGCCCGGCACGTTGCTGGTCGCCGTGAACTTGCCGTTGAGATCGAATCGGTCGTACACGTGGTCTGTTCCAGGAACGGCAGGATCGCCACGGTCCAAGGTTCGCGAGGGCCATCGATACCGCCGGTCGAACACCAACTGGAAGTCG harbors:
- a CDS encoding ATP-binding protein; this translates as MMEFDQIEIAIVAEAIPSMKIAELLSSCGVSQEHITLIRPDAWPELIRNRFALCIWRVANRDGEPSFLPDPKRTPEFLGNCLNVRIEDEPHVGVSPYVLRWNELDSPDFRVKMRQLMEEARLRQHFRMHEQWYRLAVAEANVGLWWWDRHLNFIYLSEHFQQMLGLTHEQLPANVEQWLEFVHPEDRDTLYGTVDIHFDEDAGRFQVECRLKHADGVYHWYSLSGQLRSDDLSRSMILGSAVDITQRKEVEIELAQAHKQAQAAIIAKNEFLTNMSHNIRTPLNAILGHADLIRDLTNRSDTNDSVDAICRNSQELMKLLDDILELSCIETVHPVAKLEKTSIQDLVQCGVEVFRPKATELGLKLAVNLNPDTPEYLFIDFTRTRQILSRLIDNAIKFTHEGEVGVDIHFHRFPTPTLELIIRDSGAGIPAARLESIFEPFNQADNSPSRSHAGPGLGLSISRRLVHILGGSLDIESEVGNGTSVLVRIPVEVPSESILPVRQPTSDSKKPELPNLDGYRVLLVEDGHDNQVVISTFLRKAGVDVTLAENGQEAVDWVRSHRQESMAAGVEADNGVDVILMDMQMPVLDGYAATRLLREEEFTKPVIALTAHALKGDRERCLEAGCDDYFTKPIKRAALLEIVQRFGELSRQATTSTCQ
- a CDS encoding DEAD/DEAH box helicase is translated as MSLQLFHPVVQAWFTKRFGKPTDAQNAGWPSIAEGRCTLIAAPTGSGKTLAAFMVCLDRLFRRWLAGKLLDTTYVVYVSPLKALSNDIHRNLDIPLMEICEMAESMGMLPPQIRTAVRTGDTPSSQRQAMTRRPPHILVTTPESLYLMLTAERSRKTLRHVDTIIVDEIHALARDKRGSHLTITMERLEAQCIEPPTRIGLSATQKPIEEIACFLVGAQRVDEEGVPDCSIVDGGHRRKLDLEVSVPPSPLEAVCSNEQWGEVYDDLVKLIQSHHSTLVFVNTRRMAERIAHRLTEVLGDEVITSHHGSLSKEIRHSAEQRLKEGKLKAIVATASLEMGIDIGYIDLVVQIGSARSIANFLQRVGRSGHSLTGTPKGRLFPLTRDELVECLALMRSVERGVLDRIEIPVAPLDILAQQIVAEVAAEEQDEAALYELIKRAWPYRDLTYQRYQDVLEMVNEGVTRSIKTGAHIHRDRINGKLRPRRGARISATTSGGAIPEMPIYRVVTDPEKQVVGTVDEHFAVDSKAGDVFLLGNTSWRVLAIRGSDVIVQDAQGQPPSVPFWFGESPGRSIELSKEVADLREEIAEKIVAAQNDPSRERFKLQAQDGSLLESSFDQVDVEIVRWVEGECHATTWAAMQAVRYIAAQYAAMGLVPTQKQIVFERFFDEAGSMQLVVHSPLGTRINRAWGLAFRKRFCRSFDFELQASADDDGIVLSLGPQHSFPLEDMFKMLNSNNGQALLEQALLAFPMFQIRWRWNATRALAILRFMGGKKVPPHMIRFRSDDLLAAAFPDQVGCLENHSEDIKYPDHPLVQQTLHDCLTEGMDVERWKDLLRAVEAGEVQFVARQTREPSPFAHERINANPYSFLDPAGLEDRRTRAVTTRRTLAPGEMKELGQLSPEAIATVRREAWPTARDPDELHDVLSSMIALPASQGQEWQDLFDKLVKAGRATSYVREGHEPIWTATETLPILTAALPGGTAKPAVNVPADVAKEMESHEAWVELVRNVCPYLGPFSTEELAQSWGLKHSSVMAACESVEAEGVILRGHYSTEGSTHEGDLQWCDRRLLARIHRLTVHGLRQQIQPVERDVFLRFLVRHQNLQRETKSTGARGLNAVMGLLQGFEASAGSWERSLIAGRMDDYDPDWLDDQLTSGELIWGRLRPPQGDAEEGPSMASLRRSVPMAIVRRENLGWLIPDVRQAADALARGNAQDVLEALKARGALFHQDIRVLTKLLPTHLDEALRELAALGLVTCDSFSAVRTIVDESGAKKSRNRRKSNATARAGRWSLFPGIVEEVTAEDYLHRWCMQLVARYGVLFRDLLHRETAAPSWAQLVPMLRRMERRGELRGGRFVKNAGGEQYGTEQAIYALRKLREAAADDPWVAVSGTDPLNLAGVMSDDAKVPAIHTNALIWQNGQLVAFKRGGEIQFLKQVEPAEQTEMTRALHAGRRLPPQTIPIGFPRRRSTAS
- a CDS encoding DUF1080 domain-containing protein; the encoded protein is MLRAAAMLCLFALPVATLSAEEKPAPAAAKVQKLFDGKTLKGWKVNDEGFYEDHGEVTVKDGTIQLSKGDPATGIVIDGKPPTMNYEVRLEAMRVKGSDFFCGLTFPVGEAHQTLIIGGWGGGVTGVSNIDGMAAVENETTGYTEFENNKWYKIRIRVEPTKVQVWLDDEKIISYNPEGRQLGIWIEQDTTKPLGIGTWNTGAALKNIELETL
- a CDS encoding chloride channel protein, translated to MAPAQNWLAVHLKRGTIPAQPLTIFLAGLVGVMAGYSSIFMTFLIGWIQDYTILPCMQLAETNWLGLIGLVLCPVLGLVIVSWYTRKYYPEAVGHGVPEVIKAIARRDGVIRPPVAIVKLLASALCIGTGSSIGREGPIVQIGAAFGSSAGQLFQLSARSMKVLAAAGAAAGISATFHAPIAGVIFASEIILGNFAVESLSPIVIAAVLANVVQQNHGSTGEHTPEFPHIDHQFDGAYYELPSYIVLGVVCGLMAVGFTKLLYYFEDQSEYWIPKHWVRAIACGLLLGIIGTGYYMIYPIAPEQSVAAQQDPDRRHPIPVLYGTGYAAISHTLHLENAQKLTDADMTAEDKHHENIRLSRHQMWQNLIWLLPLVIVKPFLTSACLAGGGSGGIFAPSLFIGATTGAVIGLFLNLFAPQWCDHPGAYALVGMGAVVAGTTHGTLSAIVVVYELTDDYRIILPIMAAAGISSLIARWIDPESIYEKKLSRRGESIARSHDLHHIENIAVREVMVRKFPTVQYTDNLMQIIKIARENPHIESLPVMNEDGSLHGIIRPEDLHRVLDTDISPYLVNAHDIAMISPIAVSPDENLLEALRDFGSRDVGTLPVEITTGGKRVLIGLLVRADVMARYREELLKH